Proteins found in one Puniceicoccaceae bacterium genomic segment:
- a CDS encoding BsuPI-related putative proteinase inhibitor, whose protein sequence is MKTFLACILFSLSWLAHAATPVQSVPSNNSLEVVAHTDKRIYAPGERVVMTLSVSNPTEAAVVLDFASGQRFDFGVSDADGNALWTWSANKNFIAAMGSEVIEAGASLTYEVDEYVVSREGVYSLQARLTSLEPIATEAFFAVDSTPLSVDGFWVGEATQAVPGLAPMQSWEGVLWNHRLYGEWRNSAGQQGWFRADRLLATGGDDPVFEGTWVTSGADPLSGRFQLQFSASEGTCTGTGVVDGMGSVIFELSGGKGLHTQSLGESEPK, encoded by the coding sequence ATGAAAACCTTCCTGGCCTGTATCTTGTTCAGTCTCTCGTGGCTGGCCCATGCGGCGACCCCGGTGCAGTCTGTTCCGTCGAATAACTCCCTTGAAGTGGTTGCGCATACCGACAAGCGCATCTACGCACCGGGCGAACGCGTCGTAATGACCCTATCGGTGAGCAATCCGACTGAAGCCGCAGTTGTGCTGGATTTTGCATCGGGCCAACGCTTTGATTTTGGAGTTTCAGATGCCGACGGCAATGCCCTGTGGACTTGGTCTGCGAACAAGAATTTCATTGCTGCAATGGGAAGTGAAGTGATCGAAGCCGGGGCCTCGCTGACCTACGAAGTGGATGAATACGTGGTCAGTCGTGAAGGGGTATATTCCCTGCAGGCACGCCTCACCAGTCTTGAACCGATTGCAACGGAGGCTTTTTTTGCGGTGGACTCCACGCCATTAAGCGTAGACGGATTTTGGGTGGGTGAAGCCACTCAGGCTGTCCCCGGACTGGCTCCGATGCAGTCATGGGAGGGAGTGCTCTGGAATCACCGGCTGTATGGGGAATGGAGAAATTCCGCTGGCCAGCAGGGCTGGTTCCGGGCAGATCGATTATTGGCGACCGGAGGAGACGATCCCGTCTTTGAAGGAACCTGGGTCACCAGTGGAGCAGACCCCCTTTCCGGTCGTTTCCAGCTACAGTTCTCCGCCAGCGAAGGAACTTGCACGGGAACGGGCGTCGTGGATGGAATGGGTTCCGTGATTTTTGAACTGTCGGGCGGCAAGGGATTGCACACGCAATCCTTGGGGGAATCAGAACCCAAATAA
- the sigJ gene encoding RNA polymerase sigma factor SigJ encodes MSALEAHIDEHRSELEAFAYRMLGDRSEAEDVVSDAFLRWYQLSEAERIGIAAPRSWLFKVTSRIALDRMKSARSRRECYVGPWLPEPWLMDEYSPLDRVGVDESVTLAMMLALEHLSPAERAVLILREVFAFGFEDIAQGIGKTPSHCRKLLSRARSALRTRHARYELDARVHQRLLTAFSHACAKGDLEALRSMLAQDVQLHTDGGGVVSAARRIVSSNDKVSRFFVGLSNKQKKSGVVFREKLCTSNALPTLVLSLHGRIESVISFAVADGKIDRVFIQRNPRKLQRLSALDVVGGA; translated from the coding sequence ATGTCGGCACTTGAAGCACATATCGACGAGCATCGCAGCGAGCTTGAAGCCTTTGCCTACCGCATGCTTGGAGATAGGAGTGAAGCAGAGGATGTGGTTTCGGATGCGTTTCTTCGGTGGTACCAGTTATCAGAGGCGGAGCGAATCGGAATTGCCGCTCCGAGGTCCTGGTTGTTCAAAGTAACCTCGCGCATCGCACTGGATCGCATGAAATCCGCTCGCTCCCGGCGGGAGTGTTATGTGGGACCCTGGCTGCCTGAACCCTGGCTGATGGATGAGTATTCACCGCTGGATCGGGTCGGGGTGGACGAGTCTGTCACGCTGGCGATGATGCTCGCGCTGGAACACTTGAGTCCGGCGGAGCGGGCGGTTCTGATTTTGCGCGAAGTCTTCGCATTTGGATTTGAGGACATCGCGCAAGGCATCGGAAAAACTCCGTCGCATTGTCGCAAACTGCTTTCGCGTGCTCGCAGCGCACTGCGTACCCGTCATGCGCGATACGAACTGGATGCACGCGTGCATCAACGCCTGCTCACTGCGTTTTCGCACGCCTGTGCCAAAGGAGACCTGGAAGCACTGCGGTCGATGCTGGCGCAGGATGTGCAGCTCCACACGGACGGAGGCGGAGTCGTGTCGGCGGCCCGCCGCATTGTCAGTTCGAACGACAAGGTATCCCGCTTTTTTGTGGGACTTTCCAACAAGCAAAAAAAGAGTGGAGTGGTCTTTCGGGAAAAGCTCTGCACCAGCAACGCCTTACCGACACTGGTGCTGTCTTTGCATGGACGCATCGAAAGCGTCATCAGTTTTGCGGTCGCAGACGGAAAGATCGATCGGGTCTTCATACAGCGCAATCCCCGGAAGCTGCAGCGTTTGAGTGCGCTGGATGTCGTGGGGGGTGCATGA
- a CDS encoding response regulator, producing MRVWTWVIVYWVAAFHATSLAAWDGMGEPLVHRFHVEETHGVQHAIDFAQNEHGMLFIASEEGLIVFDGERWLRIRDIAGSINSVEVDANNRIWITTYENFGYLKSSDGKHWEFQSVSHSNQHQLQELHSWNGIHAQPDGSVIVTAGGGVIRITDEEKLQVWKGPGYYYDVFQIGDRRFVITDYPVVSEMLEEGSLKPIPEAEWIAGLSEVYHAIPLSGGQGVLLPSLSSGVVRFDGTTFSPFFQEPERWQNISFLNGHELPNGNIVLSTRTNGLLVFNGNGHHHGSIRQADGTEFDRTGIIFLDHQAGTWMAHGSGIYRFQLAEPTSLYHHRHGINGSVRSIEQWNGRLFFGTDHGLYTLNPDANPTSEKPMQLVDGIDSAVCLLASEDGLFIGGSKGLYLLQPDGLDRIHDVDSTGIVRHPNDPDQLFVGGYGGLYRIVRTDSGWATDQAIGEAIPLYGIVFDAQETLWMRTGYSSVASWSPNSGSTDWTWYGAEAQVPNEWINIAVIEGEIRLLTSVGVLKLDANSRKWKIDSTLEYFPGEAHLHDSNAVVGNADGKRWIARAQTHFDLLPHPEIPLLPALHQLYVGSQFRAEAVRILENGDIWAGNSGGVAHFEARSSLIHTPITKRAYVRRVENLDTREVLFSGYDGRDPNLSLSVQHRALRFYLGGNDYTTIGSNQAALNITPMMRNWQWFRSETVRDFTNLPYGSLTLNVRMRNQLGEMTNESEYHWVIPTPWYQTQLAKLAYAALAALFIVGIVYWNGRHLKHRNQVLEQMVETRTATIRQQADSLRIALEKETHLARKAEAAALAKSQFLANMSHEIRTPMNGVIGMCSLLKDSPLDMRQRDYVDTIRSSGESLLTIINDILDFSKIDAGKLELESIPYDLTHLIEDVLDLMAIEAHRKNLELVYQIEPDVRCNRLGDPTRIRQILMNLTSNAIKFTVTGEIVVHVRNGNAVGELYFSVSDTGIGMDETTISQLFHPFVQADVSTARRYGGTGLGLSICKILVELMQGKIWAESEVSMGSTFYFTLINPEDPEAPDPGFPDHSLRNCRVLIVDDHPINRMMLQQHCTEWGMTVDEASSADEALALMRARADYQLLLTDLNMPEKDGFQLIEALEELQLSAPPKILILSSSIYSAQDRIRSQKADYTLAKPIRKHQLHDTLLHLFGNKSQHGNPDTPTLESPDRLESPQVKVLLVEDNQVNQKVALLLLKRLGYSADLAANGSEAVECCQRQPYDVVIMDINMPEMDGLEATRHIRSMQHIARQPYILAMSAAVSRQDASEAIAAGMDDYIHKPVKLEDLSKAFQRYHAHTTQQ from the coding sequence ATGAGGGTTTGGACATGGGTAATAGTGTATTGGGTGGCTGCATTTCATGCGACCTCGCTCGCAGCGTGGGATGGAATGGGTGAGCCACTGGTGCATCGATTCCATGTTGAAGAAACTCATGGGGTGCAACACGCGATTGATTTTGCTCAAAATGAGCACGGAATGCTTTTCATCGCTTCCGAAGAAGGATTGATCGTATTTGACGGAGAGCGTTGGCTGCGCATCCGCGATATAGCAGGTAGCATCAATTCTGTAGAAGTGGATGCGAACAACCGCATCTGGATTACCACTTATGAAAACTTTGGTTACCTGAAGTCCAGTGATGGCAAACATTGGGAATTTCAATCTGTCTCCCACTCCAACCAACACCAGCTGCAAGAGCTTCACTCCTGGAACGGAATCCACGCACAGCCAGATGGTTCCGTTATCGTCACAGCCGGTGGTGGCGTCATCCGCATCACCGATGAAGAAAAGCTCCAAGTCTGGAAGGGTCCAGGTTACTACTACGATGTATTCCAAATCGGAGATCGCCGCTTCGTGATTACCGACTATCCCGTCGTCTCCGAAATGCTGGAAGAGGGTAGCCTGAAGCCGATTCCGGAAGCGGAGTGGATTGCCGGACTCTCCGAAGTTTACCACGCCATCCCGTTGTCCGGCGGTCAGGGGGTGTTGCTGCCCAGTCTCAGTTCGGGAGTGGTGCGCTTTGACGGCACCACGTTCTCCCCCTTTTTCCAGGAACCCGAACGCTGGCAGAACATCTCGTTTCTCAACGGTCACGAACTTCCAAATGGAAATATCGTGCTGAGTACCCGCACCAACGGACTTCTTGTTTTCAACGGGAATGGTCATCACCATGGAAGTATCCGACAGGCCGACGGAACCGAATTTGACCGCACTGGCATCATCTTTCTCGACCATCAGGCGGGAACTTGGATGGCTCACGGCTCCGGGATCTACCGATTTCAGCTCGCAGAACCCACCTCCCTCTACCACCATCGGCACGGCATCAATGGAAGCGTGAGAAGTATCGAGCAGTGGAATGGCAGGCTCTTTTTTGGAACCGATCACGGACTCTACACCCTGAATCCAGATGCGAACCCCACGAGCGAAAAACCCATGCAGCTCGTCGATGGAATCGACTCTGCCGTGTGCCTGCTTGCCTCAGAGGACGGGTTATTCATTGGTGGAAGCAAGGGACTGTATCTGCTGCAACCGGATGGACTGGATCGCATTCACGATGTCGATTCAACAGGCATCGTTCGCCACCCCAACGACCCCGACCAGCTCTTCGTGGGCGGGTATGGAGGGTTGTACCGCATCGTTCGCACCGATTCGGGTTGGGCAACCGATCAAGCCATTGGGGAAGCCATTCCACTCTATGGCATCGTGTTCGACGCGCAGGAAACCCTATGGATGCGCACCGGATACAGCAGCGTGGCCTCTTGGAGTCCCAACTCGGGCAGCACCGACTGGACGTGGTACGGAGCCGAAGCGCAGGTGCCCAATGAATGGATCAATATCGCCGTCATTGAGGGAGAGATCCGCTTGCTGACTTCCGTGGGCGTGCTGAAGCTCGATGCCAACTCCCGGAAGTGGAAGATTGACTCCACACTCGAATATTTCCCTGGGGAGGCACACCTGCATGACTCCAATGCAGTGGTTGGAAATGCCGATGGCAAACGATGGATCGCCCGGGCACAGACCCATTTTGACCTGCTGCCCCACCCTGAAATTCCGTTACTGCCTGCATTGCATCAACTCTATGTTGGAAGTCAGTTCCGCGCGGAAGCCGTCCGTATTCTGGAAAACGGAGATATCTGGGCAGGCAACAGCGGAGGTGTGGCACATTTTGAGGCCCGATCCTCTCTCATCCATACTCCAATCACCAAGCGGGCCTATGTGCGGCGCGTTGAGAATCTTGACACGCGGGAAGTGCTGTTTTCCGGCTACGACGGGCGCGATCCCAACCTCAGCCTCAGTGTTCAGCATCGCGCATTGCGCTTCTACCTCGGAGGCAACGACTATACGACCATCGGATCGAATCAAGCTGCCCTGAATATCACCCCGATGATGCGTAATTGGCAGTGGTTCCGCTCCGAAACGGTTCGGGATTTCACCAACCTTCCCTATGGTTCGCTCACACTCAACGTTCGCATGCGAAACCAACTGGGTGAAATGACAAACGAAAGCGAATACCATTGGGTGATCCCAACCCCGTGGTATCAAACCCAGCTGGCCAAGCTCGCGTATGCAGCGCTCGCTGCACTGTTCATCGTCGGCATTGTCTACTGGAATGGAAGACACCTGAAACACCGCAATCAAGTGCTCGAGCAAATGGTGGAAACCCGAACGGCAACCATACGACAGCAGGCAGACTCCCTTCGCATCGCCCTTGAAAAGGAAACTCATCTCGCGCGAAAGGCCGAAGCCGCTGCCTTGGCCAAAAGCCAGTTCCTTGCGAACATGAGCCACGAAATCCGCACACCCATGAACGGCGTGATCGGAATGTGCTCTCTACTGAAGGACTCCCCGCTCGATATGCGCCAGCGCGACTACGTGGATACGATTCGCAGTTCTGGAGAGAGCCTGCTGACCATCATCAACGATATTCTGGATTTCTCCAAAATTGACGCGGGAAAACTCGAACTCGAGTCCATTCCCTACGACCTCACTCACCTGATCGAGGATGTGCTCGATCTCATGGCGATTGAAGCCCACCGAAAAAACCTGGAGCTGGTCTATCAAATCGAACCCGACGTGCGCTGCAATCGCCTTGGCGATCCGACGCGCATTCGCCAAATCCTCATGAACCTCACCTCCAATGCCATCAAATTCACCGTCACCGGAGAAATCGTCGTGCATGTTCGCAATGGAAACGCAGTTGGAGAACTGTATTTCAGTGTGAGCGATACTGGCATTGGCATGGATGAAACCACCATTTCCCAACTCTTTCATCCCTTTGTGCAGGCAGATGTCTCCACCGCACGACGCTATGGAGGGACCGGGCTGGGACTGTCCATCTGCAAAATTCTGGTGGAATTGATGCAGGGGAAAATTTGGGCCGAAAGCGAAGTGAGCATGGGAAGCACGTTTTATTTTACGCTGATTAATCCAGAGGACCCTGAAGCTCCAGATCCCGGGTTTCCAGATCATTCCCTTCGGAACTGCCGCGTGCTCATCGTAGACGACCACCCCATCAACCGCATGATGCTGCAGCAGCACTGCACCGAATGGGGCATGACCGTCGACGAAGCCAGTTCCGCCGATGAGGCACTGGCCTTGATGAGAGCACGTGCCGACTATCAGCTCTTGCTGACCGATCTCAACATGCCCGAAAAGGATGGATTTCAACTGATCGAAGCACTGGAGGAACTGCAACTGTCAGCACCTCCAAAGATCCTGATCCTCTCGTCATCGATTTACTCCGCACAGGACCGCATCCGTTCCCAAAAGGCGGACTACACGCTCGCCAAGCCGATCCGCAAACATCAGCTTCACGATACTTTGCTGCACCTCTTTGGCAATAAGTCCCAACACGGCAATCCCGACACTCCCACACTTGAATCTCCGGACAGACTCGAATCCCCGCAAGTGAAGGTGCTGCTGGTCGAGGATAATCAGGTGAACCAAAAGGTTGCCCTGCTGCTGCTCAAACGACTCGGATACTCCGCTGACCTCGCAGCCAATGGATCGGAGGCAGTGGAGTGCTGCCAGCGCCAACCTTACGACGTGGTGATCATGGACATCAACATGCCCGAAATGGATGGTCTTGAGGCAACTCGCCACATTCGGAGCATGCAACACATCGCCCGCCAACCTTACATTCTCGCAATGAGTGCGGCCGTTTCCAGGCAGGATGCCTCAGAAGCTATCGCCGCAGGAATGGATGACTACATCCACAAACCCGTCAAACTGGAAGACCTCTCAAAGGCATTTCAACGCTACCACGCCCACACCACCCAACAGTAG
- a CDS encoding OFA family MFS transporter — MKRKRFQNRWLMALAAVGMHLSIGSIYAYSAWSMPLENSFGWSATQTSFAFSIAIFTLGLSAAFLGKTVARRGVRFGCIASTICFCTGLAGSALACQLESLPLFYLCFGGISGVGLGLGYVSPVSTLVKWFPERRGFATGLAIMGFGFGGMVCTQLIDVLVPVVEEVQVSAVTEVIDANVQVVEVQPHPHEGEHSVLVYEKQSIVGAFWILSCIYGCIMLPSALVLAAPGGAGKTEQASALREATAGKEQQEYSLAALVRSPAFAGLWFLLFLNATCGIALIATAKKMGYEMVHLSAGAASILVMGISVCNGLGRIFWSSLSDRLGRANVFVVFFVLQLVAFPLLAHSASVPALFMLLTFVILTCYGGGFSTMPAYISDLFGVHAMAAVFGWILTAWSCAGIVGPMLNTAVVQATGSYQLSLYLLTILLVIGLMLALWMKRRFALQS, encoded by the coding sequence ATGAAGAGAAAACGTTTTCAAAATCGATGGCTCATGGCACTGGCGGCTGTGGGAATGCACCTCTCCATTGGTTCGATCTATGCCTACAGCGCGTGGAGCATGCCACTGGAGAACAGCTTTGGCTGGAGTGCAACCCAGACATCCTTTGCTTTTAGCATCGCGATTTTCACGCTGGGTCTGTCTGCAGCCTTTCTGGGGAAAACAGTCGCCCGTCGCGGAGTGCGGTTCGGGTGCATCGCCTCCACGATCTGCTTTTGCACGGGCCTTGCGGGATCTGCGCTGGCGTGTCAGCTTGAGAGCCTGCCCCTGTTTTATCTCTGTTTTGGAGGCATCAGTGGAGTGGGACTCGGACTGGGGTACGTCTCCCCGGTCAGCACGCTGGTGAAATGGTTTCCCGAGCGTCGGGGATTTGCGACGGGACTGGCGATCATGGGGTTTGGATTTGGGGGCATGGTGTGTACCCAACTGATCGATGTGCTGGTTCCGGTTGTGGAAGAAGTGCAGGTGAGCGCAGTAACCGAAGTCATCGATGCGAATGTCCAAGTGGTTGAGGTGCAGCCTCATCCGCATGAAGGAGAGCACAGTGTGCTGGTGTATGAGAAGCAGTCCATCGTTGGGGCATTTTGGATACTTTCCTGTATTTATGGCTGCATCATGCTGCCGAGTGCGCTGGTGCTCGCCGCTCCTGGTGGGGCTGGGAAAACGGAGCAGGCATCGGCCTTGCGGGAAGCGACTGCTGGGAAAGAACAACAGGAATACAGCTTGGCAGCACTCGTGCGATCGCCAGCGTTTGCGGGACTCTGGTTTTTGTTATTTCTGAATGCCACCTGTGGCATTGCCTTGATCGCCACCGCAAAGAAGATGGGATACGAGATGGTGCACCTGTCAGCCGGTGCTGCGAGCATTCTGGTGATGGGGATTTCGGTATGCAACGGACTGGGTCGCATTTTCTGGTCGAGCCTCTCGGATCGATTGGGGCGTGCAAATGTGTTTGTTGTTTTTTTTGTCCTGCAGCTGGTTGCGTTTCCGCTGTTGGCCCATAGTGCTTCCGTTCCCGCCTTGTTCATGCTGCTGACATTTGTGATTCTGACCTGCTATGGTGGTGGCTTTTCCACGATGCCCGCCTACATCAGTGACCTGTTTGGAGTGCATGCCATGGCGGCGGTTTTTGGATGGATTCTGACCGCATGGTCCTGTGCAGGAATCGTGGGACCGATGCTCAACACTGCAGTCGTGCAGGCGACTGGGAGCTATCAGCTCAGCCTCTACTTGTTGACGATACTGCTGGTCATCGGACTGATGCTGGCACTCTGGATGAAGCGACGCTTTGCCCTGCAGAGCTGA
- a CDS encoding DUF1593 domain-containing protein — MNIPPVVLISLAILVGLPFALPAKPRLVVTTDIGGDPDDMQSLIRLLVFSNEFEIEALVASAAGIPGELENAITRPDIIHSFIDSYSDVYPNLRAYDPAYPSPELLRQRVVSGNPERGWEQVGAGKDTPGSDALLSAMLKPDPRPLNISIWGGQTDLAQALWKLKETTSSEQYRQTLNQLRIYDIADQDGIFEQISQNHAGLFYILNLAPEGRDRRESAFRGMYLGGNEDLTSLEWIQTHVSTQHGPLGARYPTQTWTAPNPHGVMKEGDTPSWFYFLDNGLHNPEQPSWGGWGARFQPHANGHYVDAIDTVNDISSARATVWRWREDFQRAFAARMDACVIGTQANHAPQLHITAFPEAFPRFTLHPGETRSLDLRKSTDPDGHALHASAWIYPEAGDPGVQLTLENPQPLVLEVTALPESMPGLSHLILCLSDDGSPPLTTYRRVRVEVQMP; from the coding sequence ATGAATATCCCACCCGTAGTTCTGATTTCCCTCGCCATATTGGTAGGTCTGCCGTTTGCACTGCCCGCCAAACCACGACTCGTCGTCACAACCGATATTGGAGGCGATCCCGATGACATGCAGTCGTTGATCCGGTTGTTGGTTTTCTCCAACGAATTCGAAATCGAAGCACTGGTGGCCTCGGCAGCTGGCATCCCGGGTGAACTCGAAAATGCCATCACCCGTCCTGACATAATCCACTCCTTCATCGACAGCTACAGCGATGTCTATCCGAACCTGCGGGCATACGACCCCGCCTACCCCAGCCCCGAGTTACTGCGCCAACGCGTTGTGAGCGGAAATCCGGAGCGCGGATGGGAACAGGTCGGTGCAGGCAAGGATACACCGGGTTCAGACGCACTGCTGAGCGCCATGCTCAAACCGGATCCACGCCCCCTCAACATCTCCATCTGGGGAGGGCAGACCGATCTTGCCCAGGCACTGTGGAAACTGAAAGAAACCACCAGTAGTGAGCAGTATCGGCAGACCCTGAATCAGCTCCGCATCTATGACATTGCTGACCAGGATGGCATCTTCGAGCAGATCTCCCAAAACCATGCCGGACTCTTCTACATCCTCAACCTTGCCCCAGAAGGTCGCGACAGGCGCGAGTCCGCCTTTCGCGGAATGTACCTCGGAGGGAATGAAGACCTCACGTCGCTCGAATGGATCCAAACCCACGTGAGCACACAGCACGGCCCCCTCGGTGCGCGCTACCCCACTCAAACCTGGACGGCACCCAATCCACACGGTGTGATGAAGGAGGGGGATACCCCATCTTGGTTTTACTTTCTCGACAATGGCTTGCACAACCCTGAGCAACCTTCCTGGGGAGGTTGGGGTGCACGCTTCCAACCGCATGCCAACGGACACTATGTCGATGCCATCGATACGGTGAACGACATCTCAAGTGCAAGAGCGACCGTCTGGCGCTGGAGGGAAGATTTCCAGCGTGCGTTCGCCGCCCGCATGGATGCATGTGTGATCGGTACCCAGGCCAATCATGCACCACAACTGCATATCACTGCATTTCCCGAAGCTTTTCCTCGCTTCACCCTGCATCCGGGCGAAACCCGAAGTCTCGATTTGCGAAAATCCACCGACCCCGACGGACATGCACTGCACGCATCCGCCTGGATTTACCCCGAAGCGGGCGATCCTGGTGTTCAACTCACGCTTGAGAATCCCCAACCCCTCGTGCTGGAGGTCACGGCATTACCCGAATCCATGCCCGGACTGAGCCACCTCATCCTCTGCCTCAGCGACGATGGAAGCCCACCGCTCACGACTTATCGGCGCGTTAGGGTCGAAGTCCAGATGCCTTGA
- a CDS encoding PEP-CTERM sorting domain-containing protein (PEP-CTERM proteins occur, often in large numbers, in the proteomes of bacteria that also encode an exosortase, a predicted intramembrane cysteine proteinase. The presence of a PEP-CTERM domain at a protein's C-terminus predicts cleavage within the sorting domain, followed by covalent anchoring to some some component of the (usually Gram-negative) cell surface. Many PEP-CTERM proteins exhibit an unusual sequence composition that includes large numbers of potential glycosylation sites. Expression of one such protein has been shown restore the ability of a bacterium to form floc, a type of biofilm.), with amino-acid sequence MNNFSWSLIAFLFLLHTVSAQLVVQFAPDAFGGTTIHGSLQSGTLTTRYTPRLPFLNQGVAHWGLLGDNILGTYDFTGTANGNSISGKLWIWETHSQFTGFGIDLKDSLGSNISFDEINSIVFTASATSLRFDAIRYHDPQSFHQLLPLGTSLNANLSAIPEPSTYAALLGGAFLLLIAYRRFRLQRRSA; translated from the coding sequence ATGAACAACTTTTCCTGGTCCCTCATTGCATTCCTATTCCTTCTTCACACCGTATCCGCGCAACTCGTGGTTCAGTTTGCACCTGATGCGTTCGGAGGAACCACAATCCATGGTTCTCTGCAGTCCGGCACCCTGACTACCCGATACACTCCGCGCCTACCCTTCCTCAATCAGGGCGTTGCCCATTGGGGCTTATTGGGAGACAACATTCTGGGCACCTATGATTTCACAGGTACTGCCAATGGAAACAGCATCTCCGGGAAACTCTGGATTTGGGAAACCCATTCCCAATTTACCGGATTTGGCATCGATCTCAAAGATAGCCTGGGGTCGAATATCTCGTTCGATGAGATCAACTCCATCGTCTTCACCGCATCGGCAACCTCGCTCCGGTTTGATGCCATTCGCTATCACGACCCACAGTCCTTTCACCAGCTACTACCGCTGGGAACGTCCCTGAATGCCAACCTTTCCGCAATTCCCGAACCCTCGACCTATGCCGCACTGCTCGGAGGGGCATTTCTCCTGTTGATCGCTTACCGCCGCTTCCGCCTGCAACGGCGCAGCGCCTGA
- a CDS encoding response regulator — MDKTLRLLAVDDSRIIRLKIKQEFADKGFEVFEAEDGQIALDQLAEVQPDVITMDIDMPNMNGYEATAKIRRGEAPFAKTHPELCSVPIVFLTANDTDEERQKGFEAGATEFVTKPFFPGELVAYVNIVLKPVQNLKGATVLVVDESITIRMIVKSGLKSRGIQLLEATSGAEAMRLLADPSHTVDLVITSYMMTQMDGVALCQSIRNDLRQKTLPVIVMSGFSEKKHVVKMFQAGVTDYLSKPFIFEELHARVDPRLHVQSLQRDLRQMVGEFKQLHRKS, encoded by the coding sequence ATGGATAAAACGTTGCGCCTACTTGCGGTGGATGACAGCCGCATCATTCGGCTGAAAATCAAACAGGAATTTGCCGACAAGGGATTTGAGGTCTTTGAGGCGGAAGATGGACAGATCGCACTGGACCAACTCGCAGAGGTGCAGCCTGATGTCATTACCATGGATATCGACATGCCCAACATGAATGGGTATGAGGCCACCGCCAAAATCCGCAGGGGCGAGGCCCCGTTTGCCAAGACCCATCCTGAACTCTGCTCCGTCCCCATTGTCTTCCTGACCGCCAATGATACTGACGAAGAGCGTCAAAAGGGATTTGAGGCCGGTGCCACGGAATTTGTGACCAAGCCATTCTTCCCGGGAGAATTGGTGGCTTATGTCAATATCGTGCTCAAGCCCGTTCAGAATCTCAAGGGCGCAACGGTGCTTGTGGTCGATGAGAGCATCACGATTCGCATGATTGTGAAATCTGGTCTCAAATCCCGAGGAATCCAGTTGCTCGAAGCCACCAGCGGTGCCGAAGCGATGCGATTACTGGCAGATCCATCCCATACCGTGGATTTGGTGATCACGAGTTACATGATGACCCAGATGGATGGGGTTGCCTTGTGCCAATCGATTCGGAATGATCTCCGCCAGAAGACGTTGCCAGTCATCGTAATGTCAGGATTTTCAGAGAAAAAACACGTCGTCAAAATGTTCCAGGCGGGGGTCACGGATTACCTCAGCAAACCCTTTATTTTTGAAGAATTGCACGCTCGGGTCGATCCACGTCTGCATGTGCAATCGCTGCAACGGGACTTGCGCCAAATGGTCGGTGAATTCAAACAGCTGCACCGCAAGAGTTGA
- a CDS encoding spermine synthase translates to MKPRIKLGQAVLPGGRLMLFEHDTAFSISMNGQELMDSRAHASEQQLGELGMEQRGRGSCDRILIGGLGLGFTLRSVLEGASMQAQVEVVELVEAVVDWNRGPLRKLNGVLLDDPRVELRIAEVGECIRQAPAASWDVILMDVDNGPVAMVHDANASLYSLNGLREVHQALRPDGRAVFWSAGPDERFERRLRQAKFRVRTVPAKVHAGSRQRNYRLFVADRMG, encoded by the coding sequence ATGAAACCACGGATCAAGCTTGGACAGGCGGTATTGCCGGGTGGACGGTTGATGCTCTTTGAGCATGATACAGCGTTTTCCATCAGCATGAATGGGCAGGAATTGATGGATTCCCGCGCACATGCATCCGAACAGCAGCTTGGTGAATTGGGTATGGAGCAGCGGGGCAGGGGTTCTTGCGACAGGATTCTGATTGGTGGACTGGGTTTGGGGTTTACCCTGCGCAGTGTGCTGGAGGGTGCTTCGATGCAGGCACAGGTGGAGGTTGTGGAGCTGGTGGAAGCGGTTGTGGATTGGAACCGCGGTCCGTTGAGGAAGTTGAACGGAGTTTTGTTGGACGACCCGCGTGTGGAGCTGCGCATCGCCGAAGTCGGTGAGTGTATTCGCCAGGCGCCCGCAGCGAGCTGGGATGTCATTTTGATGGATGTTGATAATGGACCGGTGGCGATGGTGCACGATGCCAATGCATCCCTGTATTCCCTCAATGGATTGCGTGAGGTTCATCAGGCACTGCGTCCGGACGGGCGTGCCGTCTTCTGGTCCGCCGGACCGGACGAACGCTTTGAGAGACGCCTGAGGCAGGCGAAATTTCGAGTTCGCACCGTTCCAGCAAAGGTGCATGCGGGTTCCCGTCAGCGCAATTACCGTCTCTTTGTGGCGGATCGCATGGGATAG